GTAAGATTAAGTTCGTCGTACAACAGCAATTCTTTTGCTCTCTCAATCTTATGAATGATGATGAACTGCTGTATGGTGATGCTCTTTACTTCGGAAAATAAGTTGGACAGATAGTTGTAATCGTAATTTAGTTTTGCACTGATGTAATCGGAATAATTCGTTTTAGGCAATTCATCAGAATAATGAATCATTTCTGTAATCACATTCTTTATTTTTTCAATCAATATAGCTCTTTTGTCGTCCATTAATTCAAGTCCTATGCTGAACAAGGCAATTTTCACTTGCTCCCGCTGCTCCTCAGAAAGGTTTTCCATGATCTCAACTTCCCCTAAATCCACAATGATGAAATGCAGCCCAAGTTTTTTCAACTCTTCTTTCACCGCAATTTTGCAGCGGTTACTTACCATGTATTTGATATATAATTTCAAAAAATATGCATTTTTTAAACGGGGGAGGCGAAGATACGCCTCTTAGTTTCGAAAAGTGTTACATAACTTTTAAAATAAGTTATATAATTCACAGAAATTCTTTCTGGTGATATGACTTTACAGATTATAAATAAAAGAAACCATCCCTTTGGGACGGCCTCTTTTAAGATTTTGATTCCTTTAATTTAGTATGGCTGTGTAACAGTATTCATTTGAAGAGTTACCGCAGTTTGTGCCAACATCCTTCCGTTTATTGAACCGCCTGTCTGCAAATTAATACCTGTCATCCCCAAAATGATCCCTTCAAAATGACTGGTCGTTCCGAAGGTAACGACGCCGGATACCTGCCAGAAAATATTCTTGGCTTGTGCACCTCCGCTCAAGGTAATATTCACCGCAGAACTCATAGTAAGGAGCCCGGCAACCTGAAATATCCAGACATCGTCCGGGCCGCCCGAAATTGTAACATCCGTTGGGATGATAACCGTACTCGTCCATTTGTACAGGCCAGGTGTAAGCGTTAAGCCTCCAATATTTCCGGCGCCCAAATTCAAAAAATCCGGGTTAGGCCGTCCGGCGGCGTCAGTGTACGCGGCTTCCATATCACTTACGGCCGTGGTTAACATGCTGGCGTTAGTCACTCTGCATGGAAGAGGACCGGCAGCATCGACTGTGTAAATTGTCCCTGTCACTTCTGCACAACTTACTAGAATAGCTGCACCGGTGATTGGACTACTTCCAACATCTCCGGTAATAGCAGATGGAAAGACATCGGTAATTCCTGTTTTTGACAGAATCACAAAATCGCCCGCAACCCCAAGATCAACTACTGCCAGACCTGACGTGGTACCAGCGGTTGTGAAACTCCAAACAGTGTTGGCTGCAAGCGCATTGCCAGCTAAGTCCTTTGCCCCGGTAGTTATCGTGGCAGTATATTCAGTGCTGGCTGCCAGGATATTTGACGGAGTAAACGTTGCTGTTGTTCCGGAATAAGCCACCGTGCCAGAAACTGCCGTTGTCCCTTGCTTTAATGTAAATGTCGAAGTGTTAATCGTTGAGGGATCCATTGCCTCACTGAAGGTTAATGCAACTACCGTGTTGTTCGCAACACCTGTGGCGTTGTTGAGCGGGACTGTTGAATTTACCGTGGGCAATATAGTATCTGGTGCATTACCGGTGGTAAAGCTAACAGTATTCATTTGAAGAGATACCGCAGTTTGTGCCAATATCCTTCCGTTTATTGATGCGCCTGTCTGCAAATTAATACCTGTATTCCCCAATATGTTCCCTTCAAAATGACTGGTCGTTCCGAAGGTAACGGCGCCGGCTGCCTGCCAGAAAATATTATTTGCCTGTGCACCTCCGCTCAGGGTAATTTTCACCGCAGAACTCATAGTAAGGGTTCCTGCAACCTGGAATATCCATACATCGTTCGGGCCACCCGAAATGTAAATATCCGTTGGGATGATAACCGCACTCGTCCATTTATACAGGCCAGGTGTGAGCGTTAAGCCTCCAATATCTCCGGCGCCCAATTCAGAGAAATCAGGGTTAGCACGTCCGGCGGCGTCAGTGTACGCGGCTTCCATATCACTTACAGCCGTGGTTAACATGCTGGCGTTAGTCACCCTGCATGGAAGAGGACCGGCAGCATCGACTGTGTAAATTGTCCCTGTCACTTCTGCACAACTTACTAGAATAGCTGC
The nucleotide sequence above comes from Bacteroidales bacterium. Encoded proteins:
- a CDS encoding AraC family transcriptional regulator, coding for MKLYIKYMVSNRCKIAVKEELKKLGLHFIIVDLGEVEIMENLSEEQREQVKIALFSIGLELMDDKRAILIEKIKNVITEMIHYSDELPKTNYSDYISAKLNYDYNYLSNLFSEVKSITIQQFIIIHKIERAKELLLYDELNLTEISYKLDYSSVAHLSNQFKKITGLSPSHFKQLKNNRRNPIEDIGIMN
- a CDS encoding ice-binding family protein, coding for MKTSKLLTTLAIVSVVLIAGCKKDVETSIDPMGTSTVPLNYKSGLAVVDLGVAGDFVILSKSGIIDVFPSAITGDVGSSPITGAAILVSCAEVTGTIYTVDAAGPLPCRVTNASMLTTAVSDMEAAYTDAAGRANPDFSELGAGDIGGLTLTPGLYKWTSAVIIPTDIYISGGPNDVWIFQVAGTLTMSSAVKITLSGGAQANNIFWQAAGAVTFGTTSHFEGNILGNTGINLQTGASINGRILAQTAVSLQMNTVSFTTGNAPDTILPTVNSTVPLNNATGVANNTVVALTFSEAMDPSTINTSTFTLKQGTTAVSGTVAYSGTTATFTPSNILAASTEYTATITTGAKDLAGNALAANTVWSFTTAGTTSGLAVVDLGVAGDFVILSKTGITDVFPSAITGDVGSSPITGAAILVSCAEVTGTIYTVDAAGPLPCRVTNASMLTTAVSDMEAAYTDAAGRPNPDFLNLGAGNIGGLTLTPGLYKWTSTVIIPTDVTISGGPDDVWIFQVAGLLTMSSAVNITLSGGAQAKNIFWQVSGVVTFGTTSHFEGIILGMTGINLQTGGSINGRMLAQTAVTLQMNTVTQPY